From Chryseobacterium salivictor, a single genomic window includes:
- a CDS encoding YgaP family membrane protein: MRNRIIHAFAGTMILVSILLSIYVSQNWLWLTGFVGINLLQSSVTNWCLLDKILTKMGYSNEDRNDL; encoded by the coding sequence ATGAGAAATAGAATAATCCACGCATTTGCCGGAACCATGATTTTGGTGAGCATTCTTTTATCAATTTATGTGAGCCAAAACTGGTTGTGGTTAACAGGATTTGTGGGCATTAATTTACTGCAGTCTTCAGTAACGAACTGGTGTCTGCTGGATAAAATATTAACAAAAATGGGATATTCCAATGAGGATAGGAATGATTTGTGA
- a CDS encoding type I phosphomannose isomerase catalytic subunit yields the protein MSNQMYPLKFDPIYQYRLWGGRRLENLLSKPLPEDEPVGEAWLLSDRKDYANEVSEGALKGTTLTKLMQDFRYEIMGKLGGHFDHFPLLLKFLDCKEVLSVQVHPSDHQKDYIPDGDSGKTEAWVVLETSEDSRIYAGLKKGITKEKLLESIKNNSVSDCLHSFVPKKDDAVFIHSGAVHTLGGTVVFEVQENSDVTFRLYDWDRTDQKTGKPRELQVYEAVACIDFNQVDIGPVIPLKTPDLKDTEKLFDNEHFKVWRIKTESNCMVGFKDEPAILVCIDGKGSMNYSGKDYPIDKGEVMLLPALIGLLDLHPAQEITLLQIAISDKN from the coding sequence ATGAGCAATCAAATGTATCCTTTAAAATTCGATCCTATTTATCAATATCGGTTATGGGGCGGCAGGAGATTAGAAAATTTACTTTCAAAACCACTTCCTGAAGACGAGCCCGTGGGCGAAGCATGGCTGTTAAGCGACCGGAAAGATTATGCAAACGAGGTGTCCGAAGGAGCACTGAAAGGAACAACTTTGACAAAGTTAATGCAGGATTTCCGGTACGAAATTATGGGTAAATTGGGCGGCCATTTCGATCATTTTCCGCTTTTGTTAAAATTTCTGGACTGCAAAGAAGTACTGTCGGTACAGGTGCATCCTTCGGATCATCAAAAAGACTATATCCCCGACGGCGATTCAGGAAAAACGGAAGCCTGGGTCGTTTTGGAAACCAGTGAAGACAGCCGAATCTATGCGGGTTTAAAAAAAGGAATAACGAAAGAGAAATTGCTGGAATCCATCAAAAACAATTCCGTATCCGATTGTCTCCACAGTTTTGTGCCCAAAAAAGACGACGCCGTATTTATTCATTCCGGAGCGGTTCACACCCTTGGCGGGACGGTCGTTTTTGAAGTTCAGGAAAACAGTGATGTCACTTTCCGCCTCTACGACTGGGATCGAACCGATCAGAAAACGGGAAAACCCCGCGAGCTCCAGGTGTACGAAGCCGTGGCCTGTATTGATTTTAATCAAGTGGATATTGGACCGGTGATCCCTTTAAAAACCCCTGATCTTAAAGATACCGAAAAACTTTTCGATAATGAACACTTTAAAGTCTGGCGAATTAAAACCGAATCAAATTGTATGGTGGGCTTCAAAGATGAACCGGCAATTTTAGTTTGCATAGACGGCAAGGGCTCGATGAATTACAGCGGTAAAGATTACCCCATCGATAAAGGTGAAGTGATGCTTCTGCCGGCACTTATCGGACTGCTCGATCTTCATCCGGCGCAAGAAATCACGCTGCTGCAAATCGCTATATCCGATAAAAACTGA
- a CDS encoding HAD-IIB family hydrolase, which yields MKKLIVFDLDGTLTKSKSAIDREMADLLNNLLEVAQIAIISGGDWPQFETQVLQYLPTKAMLKKLMILPTCGTKFYRYRKGWKKLYEENFTAEEREKILNNLHTAIEAAHLDIKKTWGAQIEDRGSQITFSALGQQAPLDQKKVWDPDFEKRKKIVEPLKETLSEFSIGMGGTTSIDIVKPGIDKAYGIRKLNEILEIKIPEMLFIGDALFEGGNDYPARNTGADCIQVRDPDETKRIIETIIACLTSKN from the coding sequence ATGAAAAAACTCATTGTTTTTGATTTAGACGGTACTTTGACAAAGAGCAAATCAGCTATTGACAGGGAAATGGCTGACCTCTTAAATAATTTACTCGAAGTTGCCCAGATCGCTATTATATCCGGTGGTGACTGGCCTCAGTTCGAAACACAGGTATTGCAGTACTTACCAACGAAAGCGATGCTTAAAAAATTAATGATTCTTCCGACTTGTGGAACAAAGTTTTACCGCTACAGGAAAGGTTGGAAAAAATTGTATGAAGAAAATTTCACTGCGGAAGAAAGAGAAAAAATTCTGAACAATCTGCATACCGCAATAGAAGCAGCCCATCTGGACATCAAAAAAACCTGGGGCGCGCAAATTGAAGACCGGGGAAGTCAGATTACCTTTTCTGCATTAGGACAACAGGCACCACTGGATCAGAAAAAAGTGTGGGATCCGGATTTTGAAAAACGTAAAAAAATTGTCGAACCACTGAAAGAAACGTTAAGCGAATTTTCGATCGGTATGGGCGGAACAACCTCCATCGATATTGTAAAGCCGGGGATTGATAAGGCGTATGGAATAAGAAAACTTAATGAAATTTTAGAAATAAAAATTCCTGAAATGCTCTTTATCGGCGATGCATTATTTGAAGGCGGCAACGATTATCCTGCCCGAAATACCGGCGCAGACTGTATTCAGGTAAGAGATCCAGATGAAACCAAAAGAATTATTGAAACAATCATTGCCTGCTTAACCTCCAAAAATTAA
- a CDS encoding glycoside hydrolase family 130 protein: protein MIPFKLHRLCTIMKPEEGNELEVEGVLNPAVTRGPDGNLYLFPRLVARNNYSRIGIAKVQFNEAGDPVGVERLGVVLEPEADYEKRPNGGGGCEDPRITYVKPVEHYIMTYTAYGPHGPRIAMARSKDLFTWERMGLIGYTLYHPLDFNNVDDKDASFFPIALPSPHHHTSIAMLHRPLFPESIPEETVKRGEYRNIDKNKESIWISYFNLKAGKDTSLRNAKFTSHHCLANPVYSWENLKIGGGAPPILTKHGWLIIYHGVQKHENCTKDYPKYSYSAGVMILSEKEPQKILYRSTKPVLFPDLPEEKIGTVGNVVFPTGTDRRDDIGQPNRIDVYYGMADDRIGVAKMTVPESLPEN from the coding sequence ATGATACCTTTCAAATTACATCGACTTTGCACCATCATGAAACCGGAGGAAGGAAATGAATTGGAAGTCGAAGGCGTACTGAACCCTGCAGTAACCCGCGGTCCGGACGGAAATCTTTATCTTTTCCCGCGTTTGGTCGCCAGGAATAATTACTCACGCATCGGTATTGCAAAAGTACAGTTTAATGAAGCTGGTGATCCCGTCGGCGTAGAACGTTTGGGAGTTGTGCTGGAACCTGAAGCAGACTATGAGAAACGTCCGAATGGCGGTGGCGGTTGCGAGGATCCGCGGATAACCTACGTAAAGCCTGTGGAACATTATATTATGACTTATACGGCTTATGGCCCACACGGGCCGCGCATCGCCATGGCAAGATCGAAAGATCTTTTCACCTGGGAAAGAATGGGTTTGATTGGCTACACTCTTTATCATCCACTTGATTTTAATAATGTAGATGATAAAGATGCCAGTTTTTTTCCCATTGCTCTGCCCAGTCCGCACCACCACACTTCTATTGCCATGTTGCACCGGCCTCTTTTTCCTGAAAGTATTCCGGAAGAAACAGTTAAAAGGGGCGAATACCGAAATATCGATAAAAATAAGGAAAGTATATGGATTTCTTATTTCAACCTGAAAGCAGGAAAAGACACTTCTTTACGAAATGCAAAATTCACGTCCCATCATTGTTTAGCCAATCCTGTTTACTCCTGGGAAAATTTAAAAATTGGCGGCGGTGCCCCTCCAATCCTGACAAAACATGGTTGGTTAATCATTTATCATGGCGTACAAAAACATGAAAACTGCACTAAAGATTATCCTAAATATTCTTATTCTGCAGGCGTGATGATTTTATCTGAAAAAGAGCCCCAAAAAATATTATACCGCTCCACGAAACCTGTTTTATTTCCAGATTTACCGGAAGAAAAAATCGGAACCGTTGGTAATGTCGTATTTCCTACCGGCACAGACCGCCGTGACGACATCGGCCAACCCAACAGAATTGATGTGTATTACGGAATGGCCGATGACAGAATAGGTGTAGCAAAAATGACAGTCCCGGAAAGCCTGCCGGAAAATTAA
- the glk gene encoding glucokinase gives MENFKSISLPDISDAILPMAYPSRKNKLPDSGMVLAADVGGTKTNVALFEIQKGKLVSIKNERYPTTDHDSFVKAILHFHEDKSSPIDCACLGVAGTVDGDKVRGVNFAWEIDAKILESDLNIKRVFLINDLEANAYGLTALEENDFEVLTQGEKSEGNAAVISPGTGLGEAGMYWDGSHYHPYATEGGHCNFAPSTPLDVELWKFLKTKFDHISCERVISGQGIHNIYQFLRNYRNEKEPEWLTKQFQNEDPPIVISSAALEKKDPICTETLHLFIRYLSVESAQLALKTKATGGLYIGGGIAPKILGLINKEEFYKNFISFGRMEHLLKTVPVKIVLNDQTALIGAAYYAAMGIIETV, from the coding sequence ATGGAGAATTTTAAATCAATTTCATTACCTGATATTTCAGATGCCATTTTACCCATGGCCTATCCTTCCCGCAAAAATAAATTACCCGATTCTGGGATGGTTTTGGCGGCAGATGTAGGGGGAACCAAAACGAATGTGGCACTTTTTGAAATTCAAAAAGGAAAATTAGTTTCAATTAAAAATGAGCGCTATCCTACTACTGATCACGATTCTTTTGTAAAGGCAATTCTTCATTTTCACGAAGATAAATCCTCCCCGATTGATTGTGCCTGTTTGGGTGTCGCCGGTACCGTGGATGGAGACAAAGTTCGCGGCGTAAATTTTGCGTGGGAAATCGATGCTAAAATATTAGAATCTGATTTAAACATTAAACGGGTATTTCTGATTAATGATCTGGAAGCCAACGCTTACGGATTAACCGCACTTGAAGAAAACGACTTTGAAGTTTTGACACAAGGTGAGAAATCAGAAGGCAATGCAGCAGTAATTTCGCCGGGCACAGGTCTTGGCGAGGCCGGAATGTATTGGGACGGTTCACATTATCATCCGTATGCGACCGAGGGTGGACATTGTAATTTTGCACCCAGCACTCCCCTTGATGTAGAATTATGGAAATTTCTAAAAACAAAATTTGATCACATTAGCTGTGAAAGGGTTATTTCAGGCCAGGGGATTCATAATATCTATCAATTTTTACGAAACTACAGAAATGAAAAAGAACCCGAGTGGCTCACGAAACAATTTCAAAATGAAGATCCGCCTATTGTAATTTCTAGCGCCGCTCTGGAAAAAAAAGATCCGATATGTACTGAAACTCTGCATCTCTTCATAAGATACCTCAGTGTGGAATCGGCACAGCTTGCCTTAAAAACGAAGGCAACCGGTGGCCTGTATATCGGTGGCGGGATTGCTCCTAAAATTCTGGGTCTCATTAATAAAGAAGAATTTTATAAAAACTTTATAAGCTTCGGGCGTATGGAACATCTGCTAAAAACAGTTCCCGTGAAAATAGTGCTGAACGATCAGACGGCTTTGATCGGGGCTGCGTATTATGCGGCGATGGGAATTATTGAAACCGTTTAG